The following are from one region of the Leucobacter sp. Psy1 genome:
- a CDS encoding polysaccharide deacetylase family protein, translated as MNWPNHAAYAFVVTIDVDGDLPLLAKHPGNVERMKSRSAGLYGPEVGVPRLLRVMSDLGIVAHWFTPGEIARRYPRMIREVHESGQRIGVHGDRHLDFGRLDFSEQVEEIVAGRAAIQEIIGQEPQGFRTPAGEWAPGFPEAMDRAGFTWSSSLASDELPFPLTGSGLIEVPFRYELEDQQYLAYNLDPPFPPGLSRITPLESVADNWWCEVRGAERFGTLVHLRLNAEVMGTPGRARMLHRFLAELAGRGTAWFTTGDEVAAHSRSAGADPDHPYAMFMKLAAENR; from the coding sequence ATGAACTGGCCGAATCACGCCGCATACGCGTTCGTCGTGACTATCGACGTCGACGGGGACCTGCCGCTCCTGGCGAAGCACCCCGGAAACGTCGAACGCATGAAGTCGCGATCGGCCGGCCTCTACGGGCCCGAGGTTGGCGTTCCTCGACTCCTCAGAGTGATGTCGGACCTCGGTATCGTCGCGCACTGGTTCACGCCTGGTGAGATCGCGCGACGCTATCCGCGCATGATCCGCGAGGTGCACGAGAGCGGTCAGCGGATCGGCGTGCACGGCGACCGGCACCTCGATTTCGGTCGACTCGACTTCTCGGAGCAGGTGGAGGAGATAGTCGCGGGACGCGCGGCGATTCAGGAGATCATCGGCCAGGAGCCCCAGGGGTTCCGCACGCCGGCTGGGGAGTGGGCTCCAGGCTTTCCCGAAGCGATGGACCGTGCCGGGTTCACCTGGTCCTCATCTCTCGCCTCGGACGAGCTGCCGTTCCCGCTCACCGGGTCCGGTCTCATCGAGGTGCCGTTCCGCTACGAACTCGAGGACCAGCAGTACCTCGCGTACAACCTGGACCCGCCGTTCCCGCCTGGGTTGTCGCGAATCACTCCGCTGGAGTCGGTGGCCGACAACTGGTGGTGCGAGGTGCGCGGGGCCGAGCGGTTCGGAACCCTGGTGCATCTCCGGCTGAATGCTGAGGTCATGGGAACGCCAGGGCGGGCGCGCATGCTGCACCGATTCCTCGCGGAACTCGCGGGGCGCGGAACCGCCTGGTTCACCACGGGTGACGAAGTCGCCGCGCATTCCCGCAGTGCCGGAGCGGATCCCGACCATCCCTACGCGATGTTCATGAAGCTCGCCGCGGAGAACCGCTGA
- a CDS encoding MmgE/PrpD family protein, with the protein MSRARRLGAWVSGLDRADIPPDLIEKLRNHFLDTVGAAIVGDGREPVRIASRVFSAPGETPLLIDGAPRHFVDAARVNAVAAHAAEIDDTEGCDHTGAVVVPVLLALLEEVNCTGDDLLAAMVAGYEVGRRVQQALGGYDEHNGAGWHSTATCGVFAAAVAAARLMRLDAAQCNAALAIAASSSAGSWAFAADGSMTKQFHVAGAAGNGLQAALLARAGATGPEAIFDDIWGGYFATHGTPRSNPDALAAGLGTEWHAEHSAIKMYAACRSAHPAIDGVVDLLNSGGPGIDDVRRVVIEVSPFLRPMICPENPGSVEAARMSLPISLALLFMGSQLDPDAYAAFASPRVARITGRIRVVETERLDTRQSVRVTVRSASQEWVVERRFARGSEGAPFTTEEIRDKFWRLVVPRIGERQARRAIAYVDALGADPVPTFPALRETEPAQ; encoded by the coding sequence ATGTCTCGCGCGCGTCGACTGGGTGCGTGGGTGAGCGGTCTTGACCGTGCAGACATTCCTCCGGACCTGATCGAGAAGCTGCGGAACCACTTCCTCGACACCGTCGGTGCGGCGATCGTCGGGGACGGGCGAGAGCCCGTACGGATCGCCTCCCGCGTGTTCTCGGCACCGGGGGAGACCCCGCTGCTCATCGACGGCGCACCGCGGCACTTCGTCGATGCAGCGCGGGTGAACGCCGTCGCCGCGCACGCCGCGGAGATCGACGACACCGAGGGGTGCGACCATACGGGAGCCGTCGTCGTGCCGGTGCTGCTCGCCCTCTTGGAGGAGGTCAACTGCACGGGAGACGATCTGCTCGCCGCGATGGTTGCGGGCTACGAGGTGGGTCGACGCGTGCAGCAGGCGCTCGGCGGGTACGACGAGCACAACGGTGCCGGGTGGCACTCCACTGCTACGTGCGGCGTCTTCGCTGCTGCCGTTGCCGCGGCGCGGCTCATGCGTCTCGACGCTGCGCAGTGCAATGCCGCACTCGCTATCGCCGCGAGTTCGAGTGCTGGAAGCTGGGCATTCGCCGCCGACGGGTCGATGACTAAGCAGTTCCACGTCGCGGGGGCGGCGGGGAACGGTCTGCAGGCTGCACTGCTCGCTCGTGCCGGAGCGACCGGTCCTGAGGCCATCTTCGACGACATATGGGGTGGATACTTCGCAACCCACGGCACGCCGCGGAGCAATCCTGACGCGCTCGCCGCAGGACTCGGCACCGAATGGCACGCAGAGCACTCCGCGATCAAGATGTATGCAGCCTGCCGTAGCGCTCACCCCGCGATCGACGGCGTGGTCGACCTCCTCAATAGCGGCGGCCCCGGCATCGACGACGTACGGCGGGTCGTTATCGAAGTCTCTCCCTTTCTCCGGCCGATGATCTGCCCGGAGAACCCCGGCTCCGTCGAGGCGGCCCGGATGAGCCTGCCGATTTCTCTGGCTCTGCTGTTCATGGGATCGCAGCTGGACCCGGACGCGTACGCGGCGTTCGCCTCACCGCGGGTGGCGCGGATCACCGGTCGCATCCGCGTCGTCGAGACGGAGCGGCTCGACACCCGGCAGTCCGTTCGGGTGACGGTGCGCAGCGCCTCGCAGGAGTGGGTGGTCGAGCGCCGCTTCGCACGGGGCAGCGAGGGGGCGCCGTTCACCACGGAAGAGATTCGCGACAAGTTCTGGCGCCTCGTAGTGCCGCGCATCGGTGAGCGTCAGGCGCGTCGAGCGATCGCATACGTCGATGCGCTGGGCGCGGATCCGGTGCCCACTTTTCCGGCCCTCCGGGAAACCGAGCCCGCGCAGTGA
- a CDS encoding RNA polymerase sigma factor — MTRETPDPGRTLSDEELCGVVRDGATWPLAVLWDRHHASARGWALKKDPRAGEDATAEAFTLVFQALRSGGGPTASFRGYLFKTIDSALVKHWNAERRTSPLDDLGEFAVDDAPDHAEALTDAQDRRAAAVALQELPDRWREIIVAVDVEQRPVQDVASELGLSPNAASVLLKRAREGLRKAWIERLHRPVEALPHDCAKAVRHFGTVRWGKRGTRTRKATERHLETCESCPSRYRLFLEQATAVGLSLAGLLALTRGWKEKFVPALATSATIVASFSVTVSLEPLFDPPPIAEPAGPAEVPQSVDNDAPNAESKKEQGRADAETPRIAEAPVSQAENDYSEELADDPLNALPHEAPGTNDPPQIGGDGVEVDDGKLYFGDWTGWNEDTETFNDPEG, encoded by the coding sequence GTGACGCGGGAAACGCCGGATCCCGGACGCACGCTCAGCGACGAGGAGCTCTGCGGCGTCGTTCGCGATGGTGCCACCTGGCCGCTCGCTGTGCTTTGGGACCGCCACCACGCCAGTGCACGGGGGTGGGCGCTGAAGAAGGACCCCCGAGCCGGCGAAGACGCGACGGCCGAGGCCTTCACCCTGGTCTTCCAGGCACTGCGCTCCGGCGGCGGGCCGACCGCATCGTTTCGAGGGTATCTCTTCAAGACGATCGATTCTGCACTCGTGAAGCACTGGAACGCGGAACGCCGCACCAGTCCACTCGACGACCTCGGAGAGTTCGCGGTCGACGATGCACCCGATCATGCCGAGGCACTGACCGACGCGCAAGATCGGAGGGCGGCCGCGGTCGCGTTGCAGGAGCTACCGGATCGCTGGCGTGAGATCATTGTCGCGGTCGATGTCGAGCAGCGCCCCGTCCAGGATGTCGCTTCGGAACTGGGTTTGTCACCGAACGCCGCATCGGTGCTGCTCAAGCGGGCACGAGAGGGCCTGCGTAAGGCTTGGATCGAGCGCCTGCACCGCCCGGTCGAAGCGCTTCCGCACGACTGCGCGAAGGCAGTTCGACACTTCGGGACGGTCCGCTGGGGCAAGCGGGGCACCCGAACGCGGAAAGCCACCGAGCGCCATCTGGAGACGTGCGAGTCGTGCCCGTCGCGCTACCGCCTCTTCCTCGAGCAAGCGACGGCCGTCGGCTTGAGTCTGGCGGGGCTGCTCGCGCTGACGCGTGGGTGGAAAGAGAAGTTCGTGCCGGCGCTCGCGACGTCGGCAACCATCGTCGCCTCATTCTCGGTGACGGTCTCGCTCGAGCCCCTGTTCGATCCTCCCCCGATCGCCGAGCCGGCCGGCCCCGCCGAAGTCCCCCAGTCTGTCGACAACGATGCACCCAATGCTGAAAGCAAGAAGGAGCAGGGTCGGGCCGACGCGGAGACACCCCGAATCGCTGAGGCACCGGTCAGCCAGGCGGAGAATGACTACTCCGAGGAGCTGGCGGACGACCCACTCAATGCACTACCCCACGAGGCTCCTGGAACCAACGATCCCCCTCAGATCGGCGGGGACGGCGTCGAGGTGGACGACGGCAAGCTGTATTTCGGTGATTGGACCGGTTGGAACGAGGACACTGAGACGTTCAACGATCCGGAGGGCTGA
- a CDS encoding DUF5979 domain-containing protein has protein sequence MIFRRRQAATTGRSGLRAAGAALAGLLALTGIIAAPAAALAAPEDNQVRIDDVSFENDTIEDWTRQRLTVEWSIPAEAVAPVSLSLPLPEELHGLSDTFPMMGPDDQVAGECVVTETEITCTVDDAFIEANPYEVSGSFFINVETRLDNREEVEKTFVFGEIEREVTVTPSNNWCTENCEFSDLWGGKYGWYNKADDTIEWTVQVPAGENGIPAGQEITVTDLLDEEDYELLVDGTYPRVLESSTLQYDRWGRESVSGWQVRDAGVAWSNGDLTATFDSREGRGSDWRNDIDPPAQGAQRGVDGSFYIVQWKVKALTGGEIQPNGDRVFRNAAEWSIDGNSSNPTTGSATRYTSGGNVMSANYGRFAVTKELTGDTTLNPEFTVNYTVAEPGQEPAERSFTVRAGETFTSPEFFRGTVVELTEVKPTDPANVNWADPVFLDASGEPVETVTFTPGGNGTLGALTEIRLVNEATLQTGSFSAQKSVVNEDGVPLADDLTFALDYTYPADAEKGFSGGSGTLELPISGDVVSSGDLPVGAEVTLTEANLPNVPGATWGEPVIDPTTLTIGESEEPVTAQVTNTITQDTGGFSVTKSVSGDGAGLVPEDATFTVSYEYPEINGFPAGNGEISFGAGETGTVDGIPAGATITLTELEIADPEGGTWGDPDFSESTFTVVKDTVVSIDLDNPISWNDGDFSVLKQISGDGADLVAPEAAFTVDYTYTLPEALGADPATGSGTLTVLNNGETVTSDPLPYGTEVTLSEAAPVAVPGGTWTGYEFDNPTFTIGDQTTFAVELTNAIERDLGGFSVTKAVSGSGAELVSADTEFTVEYSYPEGEWYPAGEGTLTVKNGETASVDGIPASAVVTLTEVAPEDPKNGHWVSASFTEGNIAVIEKDSVSGISLENVVALGEGGFTVQKSIAGAGADLVDPGETFVVDYAYDAGVGFEAGSGQITVTADGTPTSVTGLPAGAEVRLTEETPVDIDGAHWVSAAFSDEVIVIGQADDTEVSLTNTIEPDEPGTPNEPGTPGTPGEPGDTSGQSDGGLVNTGAASLLWIGIAAVLAALGTAFIWKSRRKGAQVN, from the coding sequence TTGATATTCCGTAGACGACAGGCTGCGACCACGGGTCGCAGCGGCCTGAGGGCGGCAGGGGCGGCACTTGCCGGGCTCCTCGCCCTGACCGGCATCATCGCGGCACCCGCTGCCGCGCTCGCGGCGCCTGAGGACAACCAGGTCCGCATCGACGACGTCTCATTCGAGAACGACACCATCGAGGACTGGACGCGACAGCGCCTGACGGTCGAGTGGAGCATCCCGGCCGAGGCGGTCGCTCCGGTCTCCCTCAGCCTCCCCCTGCCCGAAGAGCTGCACGGTCTCTCGGACACCTTCCCGATGATGGGTCCGGATGATCAGGTCGCCGGCGAGTGCGTCGTCACTGAGACCGAGATCACCTGCACCGTCGACGACGCGTTCATCGAGGCGAACCCCTACGAGGTCTCCGGGAGCTTCTTCATCAACGTCGAAACCCGCCTCGACAACCGCGAGGAAGTCGAGAAGACCTTCGTGTTCGGCGAGATCGAACGCGAGGTCACCGTCACCCCCAGCAACAACTGGTGCACCGAGAACTGCGAGTTCTCCGATCTCTGGGGCGGTAAATACGGGTGGTACAACAAGGCCGACGACACGATCGAGTGGACCGTCCAGGTTCCCGCCGGCGAAAACGGCATTCCCGCCGGGCAGGAGATCACCGTTACGGATCTGCTGGACGAAGAGGACTACGAACTGCTCGTCGATGGAACCTACCCCCGCGTGCTCGAGTCGAGCACACTGCAGTACGACCGCTGGGGACGGGAATCTGTCAGCGGGTGGCAGGTGCGCGACGCAGGTGTGGCCTGGAGCAACGGCGATCTGACCGCCACTTTCGATTCGCGCGAGGGCCGCGGATCGGACTGGCGCAATGACATCGATCCGCCGGCGCAGGGTGCGCAGCGCGGCGTCGACGGCAGCTTCTACATCGTCCAGTGGAAGGTGAAAGCACTCACGGGTGGCGAGATTCAACCCAATGGCGATCGAGTCTTCCGCAATGCCGCCGAGTGGAGCATCGACGGCAACAGCTCCAACCCCACCACCGGCAGCGCGACGCGTTACACCTCCGGCGGCAACGTGATGAGCGCGAACTACGGCAGGTTCGCAGTCACCAAGGAACTCACCGGCGACACCACCCTGAACCCTGAGTTCACCGTGAACTACACGGTGGCTGAACCGGGCCAGGAGCCCGCCGAACGCTCGTTCACGGTCCGGGCCGGAGAGACATTCACCAGCCCGGAGTTCTTCCGCGGCACGGTCGTCGAGCTCACCGAGGTCAAACCCACCGATCCCGCCAACGTCAACTGGGCCGACCCGGTGTTCCTCGACGCCTCGGGTGAGCCAGTCGAGACGGTGACATTCACCCCGGGCGGCAACGGCACGCTCGGCGCACTCACCGAGATCCGTCTCGTCAACGAGGCAACGCTGCAGACCGGATCGTTTTCGGCCCAGAAGTCGGTGGTGAACGAGGACGGCGTTCCCCTCGCCGACGACCTCACCTTCGCACTCGACTACACGTATCCTGCCGATGCCGAAAAGGGCTTCAGCGGCGGCAGTGGCACACTCGAGCTGCCAATCTCGGGCGACGTGGTCTCCAGCGGCGACCTGCCCGTCGGCGCCGAGGTGACGCTCACCGAGGCGAACCTGCCGAACGTGCCCGGTGCGACCTGGGGCGAACCCGTCATCGACCCGACGACACTCACGATCGGTGAAAGCGAGGAGCCCGTCACGGCCCAGGTGACGAACACCATCACCCAGGACACCGGCGGATTCTCCGTCACCAAGTCCGTTTCGGGCGACGGTGCCGGTCTGGTTCCCGAAGACGCGACCTTCACGGTCTCGTACGAATACCCCGAGATCAACGGCTTCCCCGCCGGCAACGGCGAGATCTCGTTCGGCGCCGGTGAGACGGGCACGGTCGACGGAATCCCCGCGGGCGCGACCATCACCTTGACCGAGCTCGAGATTGCGGACCCCGAAGGCGGCACCTGGGGTGATCCCGACTTCAGCGAGAGCACCTTCACAGTGGTGAAAGACACCGTCGTATCGATCGACCTCGACAACCCGATCTCATGGAACGACGGCGACTTCTCCGTGCTGAAGCAGATCAGCGGTGACGGGGCAGACCTCGTCGCACCGGAAGCGGCGTTCACGGTGGACTACACCTATACGCTGCCCGAAGCCCTCGGAGCGGACCCCGCAACGGGATCGGGCACGCTGACCGTGCTCAACAATGGTGAGACGGTCACGAGTGACCCGCTCCCCTACGGGACCGAGGTCACACTGAGTGAAGCCGCACCGGTCGCGGTGCCAGGCGGCACGTGGACGGGGTACGAGTTCGACAATCCGACGTTCACCATCGGCGACCAGACCACCTTCGCGGTCGAGCTGACCAACGCGATCGAACGCGATCTCGGTGGCTTCTCGGTCACGAAGGCGGTCTCCGGTTCCGGCGCAGAACTCGTCTCGGCCGACACCGAGTTCACGGTCGAGTACTCCTACCCCGAGGGTGAGTGGTACCCGGCCGGTGAGGGCACGCTCACCGTCAAGAACGGCGAGACGGCCTCGGTCGACGGCATCCCGGCCAGCGCCGTGGTGACGCTCACGGAGGTCGCGCCTGAGGACCCGAAGAACGGCCACTGGGTCTCCGCCTCCTTCACCGAGGGCAACATCGCGGTCATCGAGAAGGACTCCGTGTCGGGCATCTCACTCGAGAACGTGGTCGCGCTCGGCGAGGGCGGGTTCACCGTGCAGAAGTCGATCGCCGGTGCGGGCGCCGACCTCGTCGACCCGGGCGAGACCTTCGTCGTCGACTACGCCTACGACGCCGGTGTCGGCTTCGAAGCCGGATCGGGTCAGATCACGGTGACTGCCGACGGCACTCCCACCAGCGTGACGGGCTTGCCCGCGGGGGCCGAAGTGCGGCTCACCGAGGAAACTCCGGTCGACATCGACGGCGCACACTGGGTCTCGGCGGCGTTCTCGGATGAGGTGATCGTGATCGGCCAGGCGGACGATACCGAGGTCTCACTGACGAACACCATCGAGCCCGATGAGCCGGGCACCCCGAACGAGCCGGGCACACCGGGTACTCCCGGCGAGCCTGGCGACACGAGCGGCCAGTCCGACGGCGGTCTCGTCAACACCGGTGCCGCATCGCTCCTGTGGATCGGTATCGCTGCGGTGCTCGCCGCACTCGGCACGGCATTCATCTGGAAGTCGCGCCGGAAGGGCGCTCAGGTGAACTGA
- a CDS encoding sigma-70 family RNA polymerase sigma factor, whose protein sequence is MAIQLAEAEAYRPELIGYCYRYFGCYAEAEDAVQETLVRVWRDEAFEGRSSLRTWLYRVATNVCLDMQRAPQRRSLPMDLSSPGRVPGDPDALTTLPEYRWVGPIADAHIGVAGDPSELVAQRDSVRLAFVAALQLLPPRQRVVLILRDVLAWSAQECAEMLDVSVASVNSALARARRTVESHDATTALAVSAEYDAQLLASYVAAFEAFDIDRLVKLLAEDAAFSMPPFELWLRGSDEIERWWRGPGQICRNSRAIITGANGQPAVAVYHAVGDRRWEPFAIHVLDTEGGKIRAITHFMGADVFAEFALPAEIREPIEVFPDRTDQFRHRRSSV, encoded by the coding sequence GTGGCGATCCAGCTCGCCGAGGCGGAGGCGTACCGCCCCGAACTCATCGGCTACTGCTACCGCTATTTCGGTTGCTATGCCGAGGCCGAGGATGCGGTGCAGGAGACGCTGGTGCGCGTCTGGCGAGACGAGGCGTTCGAAGGGCGATCCTCGCTGCGCACGTGGCTCTACCGGGTCGCGACGAACGTTTGCCTCGACATGCAGCGGGCACCGCAGCGCCGCTCGCTGCCGATGGATCTTTCCTCGCCCGGGCGGGTCCCGGGTGATCCTGATGCGCTCACGACGCTTCCGGAGTACCGATGGGTGGGGCCGATCGCCGACGCGCATATCGGTGTTGCGGGGGATCCATCGGAGCTCGTGGCGCAGCGGGACTCGGTGCGGTTGGCATTCGTCGCTGCGCTGCAGCTGCTGCCGCCCCGGCAGCGAGTCGTGTTGATCCTGCGCGACGTGCTGGCCTGGTCGGCGCAGGAATGCGCCGAGATGCTCGACGTCAGCGTCGCTTCGGTCAACTCGGCGCTGGCGCGTGCGCGTCGCACGGTGGAGAGTCACGATGCCACGACCGCATTGGCGGTGTCTGCTGAGTACGACGCGCAGTTGCTGGCAAGCTATGTGGCCGCTTTCGAGGCCTTCGACATCGACCGCCTGGTGAAACTGCTGGCCGAGGACGCGGCGTTCAGCATGCCGCCGTTCGAACTGTGGCTGCGCGGCAGCGACGAGATCGAGCGCTGGTGGCGCGGCCCCGGACAGATCTGCCGCAACTCCCGCGCGATCATCACCGGCGCGAACGGACAACCTGCCGTCGCCGTTTACCACGCCGTCGGCGACCGGAGGTGGGAGCCGTTCGCAATCCACGTGCTCGACACGGAGGGAGGGAAGATCCGGGCGATCACCCACTTCATGGGTGCCGACGTCTTCGCGGAGTTCGCGTTGCCCGCTGAGATCCGGGAACCAATCGAAGTATTTCCGGATCGGACCGATCAGTTTCGGCATCGACGCTCGTCTGTATAG
- a CDS encoding dihydrofolate reductase family protein produces the protein MTRKITAHLFHSLNDVVEHPDRWQFDGFGAEEGELMGEMLASTTDTIIGRKLWQEWSEYWPQADDPFAQWINPVRKHVLSSTLSADLPWNSVLVSGDPVSYIRELREQGKGDISVAGGIETVRSLFLAGLVDELTLTTHPVVAAEGRRLFDEHAPLTRLRLLRAVQTEAGNAILTYTLRPGSEADGGDTPAE, from the coding sequence ATGACCCGCAAGATCACTGCGCACCTGTTCCATTCCCTCAACGATGTCGTCGAGCACCCCGACCGCTGGCAGTTCGACGGGTTCGGAGCCGAAGAAGGAGAGTTGATGGGGGAGATGCTCGCCTCGACGACCGACACGATTATCGGCCGCAAACTCTGGCAGGAGTGGTCGGAGTACTGGCCGCAGGCCGATGATCCGTTCGCCCAGTGGATCAACCCCGTGCGCAAGCACGTTCTCTCGTCGACGCTTTCCGCGGACCTGCCGTGGAACAGCGTCCTGGTCTCCGGCGATCCCGTCTCGTACATCCGAGAGCTGCGCGAGCAGGGCAAGGGCGACATCTCGGTCGCCGGAGGCATCGAGACGGTACGTTCGCTGTTCCTCGCGGGCCTTGTCGACGAGCTCACCCTCACCACCCACCCGGTGGTCGCGGCCGAGGGCCGCCGCCTCTTCGACGAGCATGCGCCGCTGACGCGGCTTCGCCTGCTGCGCGCCGTGCAGACCGAGGCGGGCAACGCGATCCTGACTTACACGCTGCGGCCGGGTTCAGAGGCCGACGGCGGCGACACCCCAGCGGAGTAG
- a CDS encoding DUF4287 domain-containing protein translates to MSFQAYLDAVETKTGLTPRELVALAAERGFGPGTKAGPILEWLKDEYDLGRGHGMAIVHVITKGPGISSKHVGSSGSHADASDTLWLDGAATNPDR, encoded by the coding sequence ATGTCATTTCAGGCATACCTCGACGCCGTCGAGACCAAGACCGGACTCACCCCGCGCGAACTCGTAGCGCTTGCCGCCGAACGCGGGTTCGGGCCAGGCACCAAAGCCGGCCCGATCCTCGAGTGGCTGAAGGATGAGTACGACCTCGGCCGCGGTCACGGCATGGCGATCGTGCACGTGATCACCAAGGGCCCTGGCATCAGCTCGAAGCACGTGGGATCGAGCGGATCGCACGCCGACGCCTCCGACACGCTATGGCTCGACGGGGCGGCCACCAATCCGGATCGCTGA
- a CDS encoding NUDIX domain-containing protein — translation MSASERRYAPPAVAVSAVAFALGAPEGAELGDADADAGEALEGTLWLPLVRRTREPFAGVWALPGGPIPWDETLAESAERTLRATVGRSPGYLEQLYAFGDVERSGRGQRLVTIAYWALYGENDLAAQAEFPAEVENIAWFSADRLPELAFDHADIVEYALWRMRMKTEYAAVAHRFLGGTFTLAQLRRVHEAILGTEVDPANFRRQALAQGHLVDTGEVETGTRHRPAKLYRFREN, via the coding sequence ATGAGCGCGAGTGAGCGGCGATACGCCCCGCCCGCCGTCGCGGTGTCCGCGGTTGCCTTCGCCCTGGGTGCCCCCGAGGGCGCGGAACTCGGTGATGCCGACGCCGACGCAGGCGAGGCGCTCGAGGGCACCCTCTGGTTACCGCTCGTCCGCCGCACCCGTGAACCGTTCGCCGGGGTGTGGGCGCTGCCGGGCGGGCCGATCCCGTGGGATGAGACGCTCGCCGAGAGCGCCGAGCGCACCCTCCGAGCAACGGTCGGCCGCAGCCCCGGCTACCTCGAGCAGCTGTACGCCTTCGGCGATGTCGAGCGATCGGGCAGGGGGCAGCGCCTCGTCACCATCGCCTATTGGGCACTCTACGGCGAGAACGACCTCGCGGCGCAGGCCGAGTTTCCGGCAGAGGTTGAGAATATCGCCTGGTTCTCGGCCGACCGACTGCCCGAGCTCGCCTTCGACCACGCCGACATCGTCGAGTACGCCCTGTGGCGCATGCGCATGAAGACGGAGTACGCCGCCGTCGCGCACCGCTTTCTCGGCGGCACTTTCACGCTCGCGCAGCTGCGCCGTGTGCACGAGGCGATCCTCGGCACCGAGGTCGACCCGGCGAACTTCCGCAGGCAGGCGCTGGCGCAGGGCCACCTCGTCGACACCGGCGAGGTCGAGACCGGCACCCGGCACCGGCCCGCGAAGCTGTACCGGTTCCGCGAGAACTGA
- the nadA gene encoding quinolinate synthase NadA yields MTSVHELITTAATREAERAAPARPARGSRRPIALRSTGVSSCDSGLVRDPWAIDQDPGYGPGASVEDRAPRTSPRQGPLPDEYTRAAEAELEQRIVAAKAELGDRVAILGHFYQRDEVVQHADFVGDSFMLAQAAKQHPEAEAFVFCGVHFMAETADILSGPDQAVILPNLAAGCSMADMANIDQVEDCWRQLTATLGSEPDADGLQPVIPVTYMNSSAAIKAFCGRNGGIVCTSSNARTVLEWAFARGQRVVFFPDQHLGRNTAKAMGVTEEQMPLWRPHLPLGGNSAEQLRDARVILWNGFCSVHKRFTVAQIEQARAEYPGVRVIVHPECPAPVVEAADASGSTEVIRRAIEEASPGDVIAIGTEINLVNRLADEHPELTIFCLDPVVCPCSTMYRIHPAYLAWTLESLLAGETPNRITVDASVADESRVALERMLAARP; encoded by the coding sequence ATGACGAGCGTGCACGAACTCATCACCACGGCCGCCACCCGCGAAGCCGAGCGCGCAGCCCCCGCGCGACCGGCTCGCGGATCTCGCCGGCCGATCGCCCTGCGCTCGACCGGTGTCAGCAGTTGCGACAGCGGCCTGGTGCGCGACCCGTGGGCCATCGACCAGGATCCCGGGTACGGGCCGGGTGCCTCCGTCGAGGATCGCGCGCCGCGCACCTCCCCGCGCCAGGGGCCGCTGCCCGACGAATACACCCGCGCCGCCGAGGCGGAACTCGAACAGCGCATCGTGGCCGCGAAGGCTGAGCTCGGGGATCGGGTGGCGATCCTCGGTCACTTCTACCAGCGCGATGAGGTCGTGCAGCACGCCGACTTCGTAGGTGACTCGTTCATGCTCGCGCAGGCGGCGAAGCAGCACCCGGAGGCGGAGGCGTTCGTGTTCTGCGGGGTGCACTTCATGGCGGAGACCGCCGACATCCTCTCGGGCCCCGACCAGGCGGTGATTCTGCCGAACCTCGCCGCGGGATGCTCGATGGCCGACATGGCGAACATCGACCAGGTCGAGGACTGCTGGCGGCAGCTCACGGCAACCCTCGGCTCCGAGCCAGATGCGGACGGCCTGCAGCCGGTGATCCCGGTGACCTACATGAACTCGTCGGCCGCGATCAAGGCGTTCTGCGGCCGGAACGGCGGCATCGTCTGCACCTCGTCCAACGCGCGAACGGTGCTCGAGTGGGCGTTCGCGCGCGGTCAGCGGGTCGTCTTCTTCCCCGACCAGCACCTGGGTCGCAACACCGCGAAGGCCATGGGTGTCACGGAGGAGCAGATGCCGCTGTGGCGCCCGCACCTGCCGCTCGGCGGCAACTCGGCGGAGCAGCTGCGCGATGCGCGGGTGATCCTCTGGAACGGGTTCTGCTCCGTGCACAAGCGCTTCACCGTCGCCCAGATCGAACAGGCGCGCGCTGAGTACCCCGGCGTCCGAGTGATCGTGCACCCCGAGTGCCCGGCACCCGTCGTCGAGGCGGCGGACGCGAGCGGCTCGACCGAGGTGATCCGCCGCGCGATCGAGGAGGCCTCGCCAGGCGACGTGATCGCTATCGGCACCGAGATCAACCTCGTGAACCGGCTCGCCGACGAGCACCCCGAACTCACGATTTTCTGCCTTGACCCCGTCGTGTGCCCGTGTTCGACGATGTACCGGATCCACCCCGCCTACCTCGCCTGGACCCTCGAGTCGCTGCTCGCCGGTGAGACGCCCAACCGCATCACCGTCGACGCGTCCGTCGCCGACGAGTCGCGGGTCGCCCTCGAGCGCATGCTCGCCGCACGGCCATGA